A single genomic interval of Antechinus flavipes isolate AdamAnt ecotype Samford, QLD, Australia chromosome 1, AdamAnt_v2, whole genome shotgun sequence harbors:
- the TRIAP1 gene encoding TP53-regulated inhibitor of apoptosis 1, with the protein MNSVGEACTDMKREYDQCFNRWFAEKFLKGDGSGDPCTDLFKRYQQCVQKAIKEKEIPIEGLEFMGHSKEKSESSS; encoded by the exons ATGAACAGCGTGGGGGAGGCCTGCACCGATATGAAGCGCGAGTACGACCAATGCTTCAACCGCTGGTTTGCCGAGAAATTCCTCAAGGGCGACGGCTCCGGGGACCCCTGCACCGACCTCTTCAAGCGCTACCAGCAGTGCGTGCAG AAAGCCATAAAGGAGAAGGAGATTCCTATAGAAGGACTGGAGTTCATGGGCCATagcaaagaaaaatc